From the Salminus brasiliensis chromosome 15, fSalBra1.hap2, whole genome shotgun sequence genome, the window TCTCTTTCAGAAGACCTGAGGAGCTTTCTTCTCCGCCACAAGGTGAGATGCTCAGAAACATGGCGTGCTGCTATCAGCCGCGTTTTAGTCTACTTTAACCACGTCCTCCCTCCTTTCCCCCTTTTCTCAGGACAGCGTCGACCTGAAGAACATATGTCTGAGAATGGCCGTCAGCGGAGCTGGCTATCAGTCTGACAAGGACTTGAGGGAGCTGAGAGTTTGTCTTCAGCTCATTGTGGACAATTTACTTTCAGCCGTACGAGAAGAAAACAGTTTGTCGTCCATCGGCGCTATTCGAAGACTTGTGGGCATCTCCACCACCTTCCTAGACATGTGAGAAGACAGGTGTGTTTGCCAGGTTTGTGGTGGACCTGACAGCACAGCTGCTGTCGTCCTCTAGCAAACCCGGAGCTAGTTCAGGACACTGGGCTTGGCCGAATAACTGACAAACTCCTGACAAACTACCTCGACTCGTTTGACACGTTTTTAGTGCCCAAAATATGCCAAGATATATTATTTCTAACAGTATTTAA encodes:
- the dleu7 gene encoding leukemia-associated protein 7, which gives rise to MGHRSLRHQVEALKLLHELKGSRMVRNTTEAAAAEDLRIGRNSLSHKPQTVAERARASLFSRLVEILSQVIAIEQDFMGSLSEDLRSFLLRHKDSVDLKNICLRMAVSGAGYQSDKDLRELRVCLQLIVDNLLSAVREENSLSSIGAIRRLVGISTTFLDM